From the genome of Candidatus Poribacteria bacterium:
TCGTCTTCAGGGAATTGGGCAAGGTTGAGTACCCCTTTGCCTGTTGCTTTACCATCAACGAAGTATTGAACCGCACTGTCCTCTGGCACACCCGTAACAGCGATGTGGTGCCACTTGTTATCGGCAATGTTTTCTGTGTCTTCAACATTGCCCACCCAACCAGTGTCGAGATTAAGGACGCCATTGCGAACCCATAAGGTTTTGGGACCCTTATCATCGGTGCCGGGGCCCCCTGTTTTGGCAAAGATTACCCCCGGACCACTACTGTCGGTCTTAATCCATGCCGACCATGTGAAATCAACATTGAAATCAAATTCTTCAGGCGAATCAATTTCGACGAAGTTCGCTTCGTTTCCATCGAACTCCAACGCATCACCGATTTTACCGGTAACCTTTTTTAGGTTACCCTTGATGGTACCATCATAATTGCCTGTCCCGTCTGTGACGGTTTTTCCGCTGATCTTGTTTGCATCGAAACTCCAATAACTGACCAATCCGTCCTCAATGATTTGGGCGGAAAGGTTCGTTGCGATGAGACTGATAGCCAAAATGAGTATCACAAAATTAACTTTTCGTAGCACAATTAAATCTCCTTTGATTCGTAGAAAGTATGGGAAATTTGCAAGCGAAATGCCACAAAGCGGCACCTTCTATCCATTGAAAATCTTCCTGTGAATTAGGAACGCACCGCCGACAACAATGATAAACATCGCGACAGAAAAGACGAAGGCAAAAATTACTTGCAAAATTTGGAAGAGAATCAGGATACGTACAACAAAGGTCAACTACCCGCCGACTAAAATCGGGGGCTTGTTAAGACCCCTTCCTTCTCAGTTGTTCGTGTTATCGCGGTCTCGAAAACCCGTAACTTTATCTAAGTGCCACCGCGCTGGGGGAAGCCACCCTCATGGAATTTTCGTTCCAAACCTGAAACCTCAGACACTTTCGACTTTGGAAGTTGTTCGAGCGAACAAACGTCATCAAGTTACTAATGTATATTAGAACATTTTCGACATTTTTTGTCAATAGCAAAAGAAGTGGTCATTCATCTCCAACCTATTTGTGGGTTGATAGGCTCTTAACAATGTTCGTGAGAACAAGCCTCCTTCAAGGTATTGCTTTGTGGGTAAAGCGTTCTCGTCCAAATGGATTTTGTTATCCTCATGGCGTGGCGCGTCGTTTACCACCATCCATATAAAGTGCAGTACCAAACATATAGGAACAGGCTTCAGAGGCTAAGAATGTCACGACATTCGCGACCTCTTCGGGTTCCGCAATGCGACCCGCGGGAAGTTCTTGTCCGAGTGCTTCTAACAACGCCTCAATATCGCGTCCTTCACGCTCGGCTCTCGCGCCTTGTTGCGTGCGTGCGCGACCGGTATTGGTCAATCCCGGACAAACGGTGTTTACCAAAATGCCAGCCCCCGAGACAGCATCGGAAAGTGCGCGTGTTATGTTCAGAATAGTGATATTGGCGGCACCGGTAGGTATATTCCCGCGGGTAGGACTTGTGCCTGCTGAACCGGCGATATTGATAATTCTGCCCCACTGGTTTTCCTTCATATAAGGAATAACCAATTGAGACATTCGCAAATAACTGTAAGTTTTCAATGCGAGTGCATCATCAATCAGTTCCGGTGATAGTTCCAGAATATCAGCATTCCGGGCAGCAC
Proteins encoded in this window:
- a CDS encoding LamG domain-containing protein, giving the protein MLRKVNFVILILAISLIATNLSAQIIEDGLVSYWSFDANKISGKTVTDGTGNYDGTIKGNLKKVTGKIGDALEFDGNEANFVEIDSPEEFDFNVDFTWSAWIKTDSSGPGVIFAKTGGPGTDDKGPKTLWVRNGVLNLDTGWVGNVEDTENIADNKWHHIAVTGVPEDSAVQYFVDGKATGKGVLNLAQFPEDDWENHVFIGLDGRADGEFGVFTGIIDEFSVYNRVLEEAEVNQNFKAETGLAVDPNGKLAATWGTIKARR
- a CDS encoding SDR family oxidoreductase, with translation MDLGLSGKRAIVTGGSRGIGKQCALALAREGVQVCIAARTQDTLNQALTEINQTGHKGHAVAGDLTTQANCEKVVQATISRFGGVDILVNNVGAARNADILELSPELIDDALALKTYSYLRMSQLVIPYMKENQWGRIINIAGSAGTSPTRGNIPTGAANITILNITRALSDAVSGAGILVNTVCPGLTNTGRARTQQGARAEREGRDIEALLEALGQELPAGRIAEPEEVANVVTFLASEACSYMFGTALYMDGGKRRATP